One window of the Lipingzhangella halophila genome contains the following:
- a CDS encoding class I adenylate-forming enzyme family protein: MAIRGPEYWASERPDRVAVVDGGHTLTWAQWDDRANRLAEALSQRGVGAGTRVGVALSNRLEWLVLNAALAKLSAVHVAMNARATGPEMAYLAGDSAAGAVVLDADAPEPAVEGLRSAGAELVAVLADPVPRGCVGLDALCAEGVPVPRVADAFASLAVYTSGTTGRPKGALRTPSTADPRVAAEYRESTARGDLHGDDYRALINMPLHHASGPKQVQNAVTAGGLTVLQRRFDAEEALALIERHRITAWRAVPTMVRRVLDLPRAVARRYDVSSLRELSVGGSAIPYEVKQQAMDLFGEDIIYEGYGCTEASMITRIGPGEHRRKPDSVGRPYPHVSVRVVDDDDRALPPGAPGHILAWTPLMISGYLGHGPLGPAELSADGHFRTGDLGYLDEDGYLYITGRAKDMIISGGANVYPAEVEAVLRRHEAVRDVAVVGVGDDDLGERVVAFVEAPAGADEAELAALCERELAGYKRPRQFAFVAQIPRNSMGKPLKNQLSADSIPR; the protein is encoded by the coding sequence ATGGCGATACGGGGACCCGAGTACTGGGCGAGCGAGCGGCCGGACCGCGTCGCCGTCGTCGACGGCGGCCACACGCTCACCTGGGCGCAGTGGGACGACCGGGCCAACCGGCTGGCCGAGGCGCTCAGCCAGCGCGGGGTCGGAGCGGGCACCCGGGTCGGGGTCGCACTGTCCAACCGCCTGGAGTGGCTGGTCCTGAACGCCGCGCTCGCCAAGCTCAGCGCGGTGCACGTCGCGATGAACGCGCGCGCCACCGGGCCCGAGATGGCCTACCTGGCCGGCGACAGTGCTGCCGGGGCCGTGGTGCTCGACGCCGATGCCCCGGAGCCCGCCGTCGAAGGGCTGCGATCCGCGGGCGCCGAGCTGGTCGCCGTCCTCGCCGACCCGGTGCCGCGGGGCTGCGTCGGCCTCGATGCGCTGTGCGCCGAGGGGGTTCCGGTCCCCCGGGTCGCGGACGCGTTCGCGTCACTGGCCGTCTACACCTCCGGCACCACCGGCCGGCCCAAAGGGGCCCTCCGCACCCCCTCGACCGCGGATCCGCGCGTCGCCGCCGAGTACCGGGAGTCCACAGCCCGCGGCGACCTCCACGGGGACGACTACCGCGCCCTGATCAACATGCCCCTGCACCACGCGTCCGGCCCCAAACAGGTGCAGAACGCCGTCACCGCGGGCGGCCTGACCGTGCTGCAGCGCAGGTTCGACGCCGAGGAGGCGCTGGCCCTGATCGAGCGGCACCGCATCACGGCGTGGCGGGCGGTGCCGACGATGGTGCGGCGCGTCCTGGACCTGCCTCGCGCCGTTGCCCGGCGCTACGACGTCTCCTCGCTCCGGGAACTCTCCGTGGGCGGCTCGGCGATCCCCTACGAGGTCAAGCAGCAGGCGATGGACCTTTTCGGCGAGGACATCATCTACGAGGGCTACGGGTGCACCGAGGCGAGCATGATCACCCGGATCGGGCCCGGCGAGCACCGCCGCAAGCCGGACTCGGTGGGCCGCCCCTACCCGCACGTGAGCGTGCGGGTGGTCGATGACGACGACCGCGCACTCCCGCCGGGGGCACCCGGGCACATCCTCGCCTGGACCCCGCTGATGATCTCCGGCTACCTGGGCCACGGCCCGCTTGGACCGGCGGAGCTCTCCGCCGACGGCCACTTCCGCACCGGCGACCTCGGCTACCTCGACGAGGACGGATACCTCTACATCACCGGACGCGCGAAGGACATGATCATCTCGGGCGGCGCCAACGTCTACCCCGCCGAGGTCGAGGCGGTCCTGCGCCGCCACGAAGCCGTCCGCGACGTCGCGGTCGTGGGCGTCGGCGACGACGACCTCGGAGAACGGGTCGTGGCCTTCGTGGAGGCCCCCGCGGGCGCGGACGAGGCGGAACTCGCCGCGCTCTGCGAGCGGGAGCTGGCCGGATACAAGCGGCCGCGCCAGTTCGCCTTCGTCGCCCAGATCCCGCGGAACTCCATGGGCAAGCCGTTGAAGAACCAGCTCAGCGCCGACTCCATCCCCCGTTGA
- a CDS encoding crotonase/enoyl-CoA hydratase family protein — translation MTIEQQRRGATGVITLNRPHVYNAIDLALRTDLENAVREFESDPETAAIVLTGAGGNFSSGRDLKAAARGEPSYPSRQAQTSGFSRTSASKPVIAAIEGYALAGGFELALSCDLLVAARDAKFGLPEVSRNLVAVGGGLIRLPRRMPYHAAMMMALTGDHYGAEDLAGWGVVSTLAEPGGALDAAVALAERIGRNGPTAVRATKEIVRRCYEWGSEADAFDAQTAIAQPALDSRDREEGLRAFAERRDPTWNQR, via the coding sequence ATGACCATCGAACAGCAGCGCCGGGGCGCCACCGGCGTCATCACGCTGAACCGCCCGCACGTGTACAACGCTATCGACCTCGCCCTGCGCACCGACCTGGAGAACGCGGTCCGGGAGTTCGAGTCCGACCCGGAGACGGCGGCGATCGTGCTCACCGGAGCGGGCGGGAACTTCTCCTCCGGCCGCGACCTCAAGGCCGCCGCGCGCGGCGAACCGTCCTACCCCAGCAGGCAGGCCCAGACCTCCGGTTTCTCCCGGACGTCGGCCAGTAAGCCGGTCATCGCGGCCATCGAGGGCTACGCGCTGGCGGGAGGCTTCGAGCTGGCGCTGAGCTGCGACCTCCTCGTCGCCGCCCGGGACGCGAAGTTCGGTCTGCCGGAGGTGAGCCGGAACCTCGTGGCGGTCGGTGGCGGGCTGATCCGGCTCCCGCGCCGCATGCCCTACCACGCGGCCATGATGATGGCGCTGACCGGCGACCACTACGGGGCGGAGGACCTGGCCGGATGGGGAGTGGTCAGCACCCTGGCCGAGCCCGGCGGGGCGCTGGACGCCGCGGTCGCGCTCGCGGAGCGGATCGGCCGCAACGGGCCCACCGCGGTCCGCGCGACCAAGGAGATCGTGCGGCGCTGCTACGAGTGGGGCAGCGAGGCCGACGCCTTCGACGCCCAGACGGCCATAGCGCAGCCCGCACTCGACTCCCGGGACCGTGAGGAGGGGCTGCGCGCCTTCGCCGAACGCCGCGATCCCACCTGGAACCAACGGTGA